GAGGAGGCGACGAAGGTCGGGTACGACAACATCCTCGACATCATCGCGATGGGGTTCGACCCCAAGCTCACGAGGATCTTTCTCGACACGGAGTACATCCGCCACCTCTATCCGATTGCGGTCGAGGTCGCGAAGCGGATCACGTACTCGACCACACAGGCGGTCTTCGGATTCGAGAACTCGAACAACATCGGGGAGATCTTCTACACGAGCATCCAGGCGGCCCCGGCGTTCCTGCCAACGGCCGAGAAGGGGAAGCCGGTCCCCGTCCTGATCCCGTGCGGGATCGACCAGGACCCGCACTTCCGCATTGCAAGGGACGTCGCGCCGAAGCTCGGCTACCCGAAGCCCGCGCTAATCCACAACAAGCTCCTCCCGAGCCTCCTCGGGCCCGGCGGCAAGATGTCCGCCTCGATCCCGGAATCGAGCATCTTCACGACGGACTCGGAGGCCCAGGCGAAGCGGAAGGTCATGAACGCCTTCACCGGCGGCCGCGCGACGGTCGAGGAGCAGCGCCGCCTCGGCGCGAATCCCTACATCTGCTCGATCTTCGCGCAGTACAACTACATCTTCGAGCCCGACGACGGCCACCTCGCCGAGGTCGAGCGGACGTGCAAGAGCGGCGAGCGTCTCTGCGGGGACTGCAAGGCGGAGCTGTGGGAGAAGGTCCGGCCGTGGCTGAAGGCGCACCACGCTGCGCGGGAGAAGGCGAAGTCTCACGTCGAGGAGTTCATCGTCCGCGACTGATCACGCCAGGATGCGCGTCACCTTGAAGCCGTTGTCGAAGACGAGGGCGTGGTAGCCCGTATCATGACGGCTTCCCCGCATCTTGACGACCCGGAGCTGGCGCTGCATGCCGAAGTCGCCTTGGCGCGCGAGCCGCAGGTGCACGATGCCATCGACGAGGTAGTCTTCCTTGTGCTTCGCGAAGGCGGCCCGCCGCGGGTCCGAGCCCGCCACGTCCGTCGGCAGCTCCCCGAGCAGGAACGCCGTGCACCGGAGGTCCCGCAGCCAGCGAATCAGGGAGAACATCTCCCGGCGCGGGTCGCGGAACTTCGCGAGGATCTCGAGCGCATCGAGCGAGTCCAAAACGAGCAGCCGGTAGTCAAAGGACTTGCGGATCCCCTGCGCGTAGAGCTTGAAGAGGTCCATCCACGGTTGCTCGGAGTACCCCGCCATCTTCTTCCGGAGGGTGCCCAGGTCGAGCAAGCTCAGATTCGCGCTCACCGCGTCGTGCCGGTAGCCGAGGCCTTCCGTGTGGTCGAGCAGGCTCCCACGGGCTTGCTCCAGCGAGATGTACAGCCCTCGCGCGCCGTCGAGCGCGTTCGTGTGGAGGATGTGGTACGTCAGCGAGGTCTTCATCGTGCCCGGCGCCCCGGAGACGAGGACGAGGTTCCCCTCAGGGATGCCGCCACCGAGGAGCTCGTCGAGCCCTTCGACGTTCGTGGCGATGCGCCTCATGTCCCGTTCTCCACGATGAGTTCCAGCCGCTGCCGGATCGTCTCGATCTGCCTCTGGATCCGGTCTCGTTCCTGCGGCACGTCGACGACGTCCGCGAGGGCGCCGAGGTCCACGGACGACCGGTCCGCGATCCGGACGATATCGGCCCTCCGCAGGTCCTCCGGGCGGATCCCGAGGCGGTCGAGTTGGCTGCGGAGGACGGCCTCGCCCGCGTCGCCGAGCTGCTCGACGAAGACGGCGCGGGCCTTCTCGAACAGCGGTTCTCCCTCGACGATGGCATCCGCGGCCGCGAACAGTTCGTCGATTTCCTTGCCTTTCCAATAGTCGGCGGCGGTGACGAGGAGCTCGGCATCCGTTCGGAGCTTCGACCGGGACGGCCACTCTCCGCGCGCGAGGTCCTCGGGGCGTTGCGCCTCGAACGATTCCAGGAGGTCCGCCGCCGCATCGGACTGCGACCGGAGGCCGTGGGCGCCGCTCCCGTCGACGGCTCCGGAGAGTTCGGAGAGCGCGCGCCGGAGGAATGCGACGAGCGCGGGGACGTGATCGGCGGTGATGTCAGCGCGCCGAAGGCCGTGGGCGCGACCGAACGAATCGAGGAGCCGCGAGGCCGCGGAGCCGAACGATTGTAAGAGGATCGCCTCGAGCTCCGTCGCCGGATCCGGGAGGTTCCACCAAGGAAGCTCGCGATCGTGGAGCGAACTCCGCTCGGCTTGCGTGAGGCGGCTCGTAGAAAGCACCACGGTCGAGTGCGTCTCCCGCGCGACGTATCGGAGGCGGACGATCGCCTCGAGCACGGCGCTCCATCCCGAGAGGACGGAGAGGCCCGCGGTGTCCTCGAGCACGACGAGGCCTCCGGGAGACGCCGCGAGGAACTCCGAGGCGGTCGTCAGCGCGCGCAACGCGGCGTGGCGCCCGGGGACGATCGACGCGAACGTGGCGCCCCCATTTGAGGGCGGAGGCGTCCGTCCGAGGATCAACGTCGGTCGTCCGAGACCGGATTCCTCGAGCGCGCTCCGAATCGCGTACGTCGGGCGGTCCTCGTCGAAGACGAGCACGTCTCCGCCTCGGAGCGAGCCGGCCCCGGATCGTCGGGGACGCATTCGCGGAGCGACCGGGAAGGGATCCGCCCGCAATGCGACGACGGCAAAGGCGACGAGTGCGACCGGAGCGGCGAGGTTTACGCCCGCGATGATCGGCTCGCCGAGCGCCTCGAGTTCGTACGTGTACACGGGACCGGCGATGATCAGGGCGACAACGCCGAGCGCCAGCCAGAACGACGGCGCGGCGAAGAGCCGGCTCGTGAGCCGAACGTAGAGCGTCTCCGCGAGACCGATCCCGAGGCAGAGGACCATGAAGCCGCCAAGGACGCTGCCTTCGTACGCGGTCGACGCCGTCCAGGCTTGCGACGGCGCGAGGAAGGCGAGGGCCGGGACCGGCGCGAGGAGGAGGAAGGCGGCGCCGCGGCGTCGGGGCAGCGTCTCCCCGTGGATCAGGCCGAGCACCAGGATGGCCGTGAGGGCGTTCGAGAGCAACATCGTCCCGAGGACGGCTTGGTCCCACGCCGCCGGGAGGGCTCCCTCGGCGGTCCCGACCGCGGCGGTGCCCGCGACGACGAACGAGAGGGCGCACGCGGCGTACGTCGCCTGGAGCCAGCGTCGGCGTCCACGGATTGCCATGAGCGCGAGGAGGGCGGCATCGGCGACGAGGCTCCCGACCGCCGCGACGTCGAGAGGGTTCAACGGCCCGCCCCCAGCGCGCGGACATCGAGGATCGTCACGAGATCGGACGGACGCCACCGCCAGCGCGCCGCGCCGGCGTCCCGGAGCTCGGCGGCGGTGCGGTATCCCGCGTCCCGGGCCTCCTCGTCCGTAAGGTCCGAGAGGAACGCCCGGCGCGCGTCGACCAGGAGGACGCGGGCGAACTCCGGCCCCGTGTCGTACGTGGCCCGGAGGACGTGCCCCACGGCGGGGAACGACGTCCCCTCCGAGGGCCGAACCAGCAGGCGAGCGACCTTCCGCAGCAGGCGGTCTCCCTCCTCGAGGGTGCAGGTGATCTCGCCGGCGGGCCGGCCGCGGGGCAACTCGCCCGACATCGCGAGGCGGGCCGCCCAGATCACGAGGAACGTGACGAAGCCGCCGATGATCAGGAGGTTCGTGAAACCGATTTGGTAGAACTCGCGGTGGTACCAGAAGCCCGCCACGAGGACGAGCGACAAGAAGAAGAGGAAGACGGACCGGACGACGAGGACGCGGAGGCGATCGTTCATCCGCTCACCCGATCGCGCGCGCGACCTCGAACCGGCCGTTCTCGAAGAGCAGCGTGCGGTCGTCGCTGTCCTGGTTCACGCTCCGCATCTTGACGCACTGCACCCG
This Thermoplasmata archaeon DNA region includes the following protein-coding sequences:
- the trpS gene encoding tryptophan--tRNA ligase, whose product is EEATKVGYDNILDIIAMGFDPKLTRIFLDTEYIRHLYPIAVEVAKRITYSTTQAVFGFENSNNIGEIFYTSIQAAPAFLPTAEKGKPVPVLIPCGIDQDPHFRIARDVAPKLGYPKPALIHNKLLPSLLGPGGKMSASIPESSIFTTDSEAQAKRKVMNAFTGGRATVEEQRRLGANPYICSIFAQYNYIFEPDDGHLAEVERTCKSGERLCGDCKAELWEKVRPWLKAHHAAREKAKSHVEEFIVRD
- a CDS encoding ATPase domain-containing protein codes for the protein MRRIATNVEGLDELLGGGIPEGNLVLVSGAPGTMKTSLTYHILHTNALDGARGLYISLEQARGSLLDHTEGLGYRHDAVSANLSLLDLGTLRKKMAGYSEQPWMDLFKLYAQGIRKSFDYRLLVLDSLDALEILAKFRDPRREMFSLIRWLRDLRCTAFLLGELPTDVAGSDPRRAAFAKHKEDYLVDGIVHLRLARQGDFGMQRQLRVVKMRGSRHDTGYHALVFDNGFKVTRILA